Proteins encoded within one genomic window of Agelaius phoeniceus isolate bAgePho1 chromosome Z, bAgePho1.hap1, whole genome shotgun sequence:
- the ZNF367 gene encoding zinc finger protein 367: protein MAERLPPGPPPVIFCQDSPKRVLVSVIKTTPIKPSSAGSGAEEPMPVPPVPTSPGFSDFMVYPWRWGENAHNVTLSPGGSDSTAGPSALPPPRGGAGRVPGGDEEKAGSPGSGGRLRHLKDGIRRGRPRADTVRDLISEGEHSSSRIRCNICNRVFPREKSLQAHKRTHTGERPYLCDYPDCGKAFVQSGQLKTHQRLHTGEKPFVCSENGCLSRFTHANRHCPKHPYARLKREELTDRLRKKETADNKAVAEWLAKYWETREQRAPALKTKAIQKTDQEQQDPMEYLQSDEEDDEEKNSAHSAARHRRLQEQRERMHGALALIELANLAVAPLRQ, encoded by the exons ATGGCGGAGCGGCTCCCGCCGGGCCCCCCCCCGGTGATTTTTTGCCAGGACTCCCCGAAGCGCGTCCTGGTCTCCGTTATCAAAACCACCCCGATCAAGCCCTCCTCGGCTGGGAGTGGGGCCGAGGAGCCGATGCCCGTCCCGCCCGTCCCCACCAGCCCCGGCTTCAGCGACTTCATGGTCTACCCCTGGCGCTGGGGCGAGAACGCGCACAACGTGACCCTCAGCCCCGGCGGCAGCGACAGCACCGCCGGCCCGTCAGCCCTGCCGCCGCCCCGCGGGGGAGCGGGCAGAGTCCCCGGCGGGGACGAGGAGAAGGCGGGGAGCCCGGGGAGCGGCGGGCGGCTCCGGCACCTGAAG GATGGAATAAGACGCGGCCGTCCAAGAGCAGACACCGTCCGAGACCTGATCAGTGAAGGAGAGCACTCTTCCAGCAGGATACGCTGCAATATTTGCAACAGGGTCTTTCCACGAGAGAAGTCACTGCAAGCCCATAAACGAACTCACACTG GTGAAAGGCCTTATTTATGTGATTACCCAGATTGTGGGAAAGCCTTTGTACAGAGTGGGCAGCTCAAAACTCACCAGCGTCTCCACACAGGAGAGAAGCCTTTTGTCTGCTCAGAGAATG GCTGCTTAAGCAGATTCACACATGCAAACCGTCATTGTCCCAAACATCCCTATGCCCGACTGAAGAGGGAAGAACTCACAGACAGGCTGAGAAAGAAGGAGACAGCTGACAATAAAGCTGTGGCCGAGTGGCTAGCAAA ATACTGGGAGACTAGAGAGCAGCGTGCTCCTGCTTTGAAGACCAAAGCAATCCAGAAAACAGATCAGGAACAGCAGGACCCAATGGAGTATCTTCAGTCTGATGAAGAGGACGATGAAGAGAAAAACAGTGCTCATTCAGCTGCCCGCCACCGTCGCCTCCAGGAGCAGCGTGAACGCATGCATGGCGCGCTGGCGCTCATTGAGCTGGCAAACTTAGCTGTGGCACCCCTGCGACAGTAG